From the Deinococcus gobiensis I-0 genome, the window GACATGGTCGTGGCGGCCGTGGGCTTCAGCACCGGGCTGCTGGGCGTGGTCATGCTGCTGTTCGCGTACTGGCTCATCGTGTCCTCGGCATTGCAGGTCGCGCAGCTCGCCTCGCGTATCCGGCCCATGACGCCCGAGGTCCACGGCGCGAGCATCCTCGCCATCGGCTGCATGTTCATGATCGTGGGGCAGGCCTTCGTGAACCTCGCCGTGGCCGCCGGCATCTTCCCGGTGACGGGCGTGCCGCTGCCGCTGGTCAGCTACGGCTTTTCCAGCATGCTGACCATGAGCGTCGCCCTGGGCGTGATCCACTCGGCGCTGCGCCACGTGCGCGAGCAGCTGCCCCAGGAAAACAACGCCGCCGACCTGATGCCCATGCCTGCCGACGACTGAGCCGGCCCAACAAAGAACCCCACCGGCCCGGCAGGCGGTGGGGTTCTTGCTGTCCGCAAGGGGCAATGTTGAATAGAAAAGAACGCCAGCCTGCTCTGCTGCGCCGTCTTATCCGCTCGTCCAGACCGCCCCAGAAACGCAAAACCCCCCGGCACAGGCCAGGGGGTCGGGGGTGCCGGGGCTTCAGCGCTTGCTGAACTGGGGCGCGCGGCGGGCCTTCTTGAGGCCGTACTTCTTGCGCTCGACTTCGCGGGGGTCGCGGGTCAGCAGGCCACGGGGCTTGAGCTGGGCGCGGAAGTCGGGGTTGACCTTCAGCAGGGCGCGGGCGATGCCGAGCTTGATGGCGTCGATCTGGCCGGTGGGGCCGCCGCCCGTGACGGTGATCACAGCGTCGTAACGGCCGGCGGTGCCGGTTTCACGGAACGCCTGGAGGGCGTGGAAGGCGCGCAGCAGACCCAGGAAGTAGGTCTGGAATTCCTTGCCGTTCACCACGATCTTGCCTTCGCCAGGGCGCAGGAAGACGCGGGCGACGGCGGCCTTGCGGCGGCCGGTGCCGTAGAACTGTTCAGGTTGGTTGACGGCCATGCTTACTTGACCTCCAGGGTCTGGGGCTTCTGGGCAGCGTGGGGGTGGGTTTCACCCGCGTAGACCTTCAGGCGGCTGTGCATCGCGCGGCCCTGACGGCCCTTGGGCAGCATGCCGAACACGGCGTGCTCGATCACGCGCTCGGGGTGCTTGGCCAGCGCCTGGCGGGCGGTTTCGGTCTTGAGGCCGCCCTGGTAGCCGGTGTAGCGGGTGTAGACCTTGCCGTCGAGCTTGTTGCCGGTCAGGGCGACCTTCTCGGCGTTCAGCACGACCACGAAATCGCCCTGGATGATGTTGGGCGTGAAGTCGGGGCGGTGCTTGCCACGGATGCGGCTGGCGATCAGGGTGGCGAGGCGGCCCAGCGGCACGTTGGTCGCGTCGACCACGACCCAGTTCTGCTCGTCGTTTTTGGGGATATAGGTTTTCACCGTAAAACTCCGTCGGGGATTGGGATTTTGGGGTTCGACACGCCCCGCGAGCAACCGGGGGGAAACTGCGTGCGTGTCCGGGTCGCCTGCCCGGTCATCCCGGCTCTACCAAGCACGAGACACTAAAGGCAAGTGTACCAGAGATTTTGCTCAGGGGGCAAGCGGCGCAGTCCCGCCCGGCGAGGATTCACCCCTTCGCAGCGCCGCCCAGCAGGAAACGCAGCGCCGCCGGCAGCCGCGCCGCCCATGCCGACTCGTGGTGGATGGCCTGCGGGTCGGCCAGGAACGCGACCCGCTCGCTCATGCCTTTCTCGCGCAGCAGCTCGGCCAGGGCGTGGGCGTCGCGCACGTAGGCCTTGGCACGCTCCGGCTGTTCGCTCTCATGGCCCCCCACATCCACCCAGACGCGCCCCGGGGGCGTGGGCGAGCGCCGCGCCTGCGCCAGCGAGAAGTCGCCGCCGGTCCAGAAGGCCGGGCTGAGCAGCCCCGCGTGCCCGAACACGTCCGGGCGCGTGAGCAGGGCGTGCAGGCTGACCACCGCGCCCATGCTGCTGCCGACCGTCACGGTGTATTCCGGCTCCGGGCGGGTCCGGAACGAGCTGTCCACGAGTGCCTTGACCGTGTCCACGAGGTAGGCGACGTAGGCATCGGCCCCGCCCCCCTCCGGCAGATCCGGGGCCGGGATGGCGGCCGGGCTGTACTCGAAAAAGCGCCGCTCGCCGCCGTGCGGGACCCCGATGGCGATGGCCTCCAGGCCCTCCCCCGCCAGCCGGGTCAGGGTCTCGTCGGCCTCCCACTCGCCGCTGTTGCTCGTCGCCGCGTCGAACACGTTCTGGCCGTCGTGGAAGTACACCACCGGATAGCGCCGCTCCGGCTCGTCGTGATACGAGGGCGGCAGCCATGCCAACGCGGTGCGCGGGGTGTGCTGCGCGTCGCTCAGGTCAGGCCACTCCAGCAGTGTGCCGGTGACGGTGTTGCCCTCCTGCACCGCATAGGGCCGCCAGCTCATTCGCCGGTCTCGGGCGAGAGGACCTCGGCGAGGTAGTCCATCGCCAGCCGGTAGCCCGTGAAGCCCAGACCGCTGATCTTGCCCCGGCACACCGCCGCCGTGACCGACTTGTGCCGGAATTCCTCGCGGGCGTCCACGTTGCTGATGTGCACCTCGACCACCGGCAGCGGCTGCCCGGAGATCGCGTCGCGCAGCGCGTAGCTGTAGTGCGTCAGCGCGCCGGGGTTGATGACGATGCCGGTGAAGCCCTGCTCCTGCGCCTCGTGGATCCATTCGAGCAGCTGGCCCTCGAAGTTGCTCTGGCGGCAGGTGACGGCCACGCCCAGCTCGGCGCCCCAGGCCTCGCACTGGCGCTCCAGGTCTTCGAGCGTCTGTGCGCCGTACACCCCCGGCTCGCGCAGGCCGAGGCGATTGAGGTTCGGGCCGTTCAGGACGAGGAACATGCTTCAGGATAAGGGGAAGCGGCCGGAGACACCGCCCACCCGGCCGGTCAGGCGCCGTGTCCCCCCTGGGTGCGCCGCACGTCCTCGAGCCAGCCCGTGAACTCTTCCCGGAGTACGTCTTCCGTCACCCGCGCCAGGTAGGGCTGGCCGAGGTCCCGCAGCAGCACGAAGCGCACGCCCTGAGCGTCGGCCTTCTTGTCGCGGGCCATATAGGGGGCCACGGCGTCGTAGGTCAGGGCGGGCAGGGGCGTGGGCCGCTGCCAGCGCAGGAAGGCCAGGGTGTGGGCGCTCAGGTCTGCGCCGCCCTGCGCGCGGCTCAGGCGGGCGGCGTAGTGCATGCCGTAGGCGACCGCCTCGCCGTGCGAGACGGCGTGGTCGGTCACCGCCTCCAGCGCGTGCGCGAGCGTATGCCCGAAGTTCAGGAAGGCGCGCTCGCCCTGCTCGGTGAGGTCGCGGGTCACGACGCCGGCCTTGACGGCGACGGCGTCGGCCAGCGTGCCCTCCAGCAGCGCGCCGCCGGGCCGGAACTCGGGGTCCAGCACGCGCGGCAGCAGGCTCGGGTCGCTCATCAGGCCATGCTTGAAGGCCTCGGCCGCCCCCTCACGGAACACGGCGGGCGGCAGGGTCGCCAGGGTGCCCGTGTCGCACCACACGGCGCGCGGCGGCCAGAAGGCCCCGACCAGATTCTTGCCCTCGGGCAGGTTGACGCCGGTCTTGCCGCCCACCGCCGCGTCCACCATGCCCAGCAGCGTGGTCGGCAGGGTGTAGAAGGCCACGCCGCGCAGGTAGCTCGCCGCGACGAAACCCGCGAGGTCGGTCGCCGCGCCGCCGCCCAGGCCCACGACCGCCCCGTCGCGCGGAATAG encodes:
- the rpsI gene encoding 30S ribosomal protein S9, whose product is MAVNQPEQFYGTGRRKAAVARVFLRPGEGKIVVNGKEFQTYFLGLLRAFHALQAFRETGTAGRYDAVITVTGGGPTGQIDAIKLGIARALLKVNPDFRAQLKPRGLLTRDPREVERKKYGLKKARRAPQFSKR
- the rplM gene encoding 50S ribosomal protein L13; translated protein: MKTYIPKNDEQNWVVVDATNVPLGRLATLIASRIRGKHRPDFTPNIIQGDFVVVLNAEKVALTGNKLDGKVYTRYTGYQGGLKTETARQALAKHPERVIEHAVFGMLPKGRQGRAMHSRLKVYAGETHPHAAQKPQTLEVK
- a CDS encoding alpha/beta hydrolase: MSWRPYAVQEGNTVTGTLLEWPDLSDAQHTPRTALAWLPPSYHDEPERRYPVVYFHDGQNVFDAATSNSGEWEADETLTRLAGEGLEAIAIGVPHGGERRFFEYSPAAIPAPDLPEGGGADAYVAYLVDTVKALVDSSFRTRPEPEYTVTVGSSMGAVVSLHALLTRPDVFGHAGLLSPAFWTGGDFSLAQARRSPTPPGRVWVDVGGHESEQPERAKAYVRDAHALAELLREKGMSERVAFLADPQAIHHESAWAARLPAALRFLLGGAAKG
- the aroQ gene encoding type II 3-dehydroquinate dehydratase is translated as MFLVLNGPNLNRLGLREPGVYGAQTLEDLERQCEAWGAELGVAVTCRQSNFEGQLLEWIHEAQEQGFTGIVINPGALTHYSYALRDAISGQPLPVVEVHISNVDAREEFRHKSVTAAVCRGKISGLGFTGYRLAMDYLAEVLSPETGE
- the aroB gene encoding 3-dehydroquinate synthase, whose product is MRRIEVGAGGGAPPYTVTVGPGLLDTLEVPQRHVALIHPEDLPPEFVARVQARLRPVVTVAVPARDDCKTLAVMAGVLSRLAAAAIPRDGAVVGLGGGAATDLAGFVAASYLRGVAFYTLPTTLLGMVDAAVGGKTGVNLPEGKNLVGAFWPPRAVWCDTGTLATLPPAVFREGAAEAFKHGLMSDPSLLPRVLDPEFRPGGALLEGTLADAVAVKAGVVTRDLTEQGERAFLNFGHTLAHALEAVTDHAVSHGEAVAYGMHYAARLSRAQGGADLSAHTLAFLRWQRPTPLPALTYDAVAPYMARDKKADAQGVRFVLLRDLGQPYLARVTEDVLREEFTGWLEDVRRTQGGHGA